One segment of Daphnia magna isolate NIES linkage group LG2, ASM2063170v1.1, whole genome shotgun sequence DNA contains the following:
- the LOC116917367 gene encoding LOW QUALITY PROTEIN: uncharacterized protein LOC116917367 (The sequence of the model RefSeq protein was modified relative to this genomic sequence to represent the inferred CDS: deleted 2 bases in 2 codons): MDHEKDGGVPLLGHFGRSLSNLFTRCATPGQVIVLSIDDITNGLGDEVEYLLDGNKRGGPVAMLKWAKGSKNGGQSSSTGHHSATSAARVSLADLRRASAKLLRRKDSSSTNKSKNSPTSATSDSCAHHIKTGTTASSDGGGSPPPPLVPPRGSSAASCHGLPTYGHSSGSVISGTATPGSVRSSSQKGGVIKQATVRRMSTLRQARSVSPIKDRGQHKRPDSSSSSCTTNSSCSPSTANRRARRKPVAIETADNGSSLYMQLDKIPVAVQQTAGSSSLSGSAYMSAAAANLKRKALEDISNQAYRNIIHSLQDELAQMSDAEAEAARSASADETRTLAEATLLPMNRMEIIRSSAMRHHSKKDSIAIDQVTKNGAASPCPSVKHPQQQAVPLKKLDGVVASFTNQPPASNDLHRPRPVRHPPSPTVNVSDDNLMDLSSLALACSRNGLPSTPTPSGSACHPFNGTSSPLKKSAACGPHNSSGQHLHQYGASRSLASHGLSVSNATRCQESSIQNKKNRPNKQVTFQTEARLIGESITLPVVFESNRENGQTDGMKSGRGSGSLEMPGFVNVPCSRRGFCLELVSANDLPEVGKLNESCSSNSDQPTTDEVDHVKRVVSPDGGYDWQPSYVNLEDTEIAPVLLASSRSADDSSDFWKPRSVASGGRQQQKQQLAEQLQPVYDAPNNNNSKSIDVDNPLLLEFPGFRYAMMQLPGNNALMERRSISNGSSGSDTQDSGVAEMAQALSLSRAASASPQLAASRQSLAEDMLLPVQPFVYNTLPRTDNKRSLYYNCWSNQSQLQQQQSSNRTQQQSMPLPSCPSSVYSTTDPHFLSGLASPYFSRRMPEDKSKASSSSSSTLMANIDQQDSSWSSDHLYCNMASVDPLPSLPPRISRRCHSLLALASTKTTAAEGAAEDADYENLNMPSQPGQPIMAFKARLNVSHSRSRSLRHSGDFTSPFGWIIPPFQQQQNSQTKEQGKRRESIEENCIDEMDGRMKDDQKGMRKSAHSRPVSSRRQQLLHERAHRLELMLNDASVNDCSELYEPSDWSMEAMLSDTVRDMDNLSFMDGPTGQQPGSSNHCQHCCCSSVRRPLPPPMNRCHCQTDHPGHSPSSSSSVSSAASCHCNRKKKSVGAHKREASRVRENAATQTELQTNGMTSGSRLAGRATAAENPLYMAYSDLTKINCDVLDRSAKTAGTVAGQGQSVGDDYASDSCETWNSHKALYARLQAAKQSREVTTLMETTPVKKRSKGLRVHGNKPLSTPSGSRIWRHDGQSVSTPQKNRKSGSRGRHNRRRGCSTANTTANSTSKMDRTAMSVRSTYSSKSSNTLRRRKSSRKPKAADVLHGKGQLQLAIYLNSGLLTIHIQSARYLKNPNSGRACNSYVKVSLIPDSPEQTFCRTTLVKNDNNPWYDQKFSFEFLSADLYKRLFISVWDRDPKKK; the protein is encoded by the exons GAGGCCCCGTCGCCATGCTGAAATGGGCAAAGGGCTCGAAAAACGGCGGCCAAAGCAGTTCAACAGGCCATCATTCGGCTACGTCGGCAGCCCGTGTTAGTCTGGCCGATTTGCGACGCGCATCCGCCAAGCTCCTCCGACGCAAAGATTCCAGCTCTACGAACAAATCGAAGAACAGTCCGACGAGTGCGACTAGCGATTCTTGCGCTCACCACATCAAAACGGGGACGACAGCATCTTCAGACGGGGGTGGCTCACCGCCACCTCCTTTGGTGCCTCCGCGCGGTTCCAGCGCCGCTTCGTGTCACGGTCTTCCCACTTACGGCCATTCCAGCGGATCTGTGATTAGTGGAACAGCTACGCCGGGGTCGGTTAGGTCTTCCAGTCAGAAGGGCGGCGTGATTAAACAGGCCACCGTCAGGAGAATGTCGACATTGCGACAAGCGCGTTCCGTTTCTCCTATCAAGGACAGAGGCCAACATAAGCGACCTGATTCTTCATCTTCGTCGTGTACGACAAACTCCTCGTGTTCGCCATCGACAGCGAATCGACGGGCGAGAAGGAAACCGGTTGCTATCGAGACGGCCGATAATGGCAGCAGTCTCTACATGCAATTGGATAAGATCCCAGTTGCTGTTCAGCAAACGGCTGGCTCTTCTTCGCTGTCCGGCTCGGCCTACATGTCGGCTGCTGCGGCCAATCTGAAGCGGAAAGCGCTGGAAGACATCAGTAATCAGGCGTACAGGAATATTATCCATAGTCTCCAAGACGAACTGGCTCAAATGTCAGACGCTGAAGCCGAGGCAGCACGATCCGCTTCTGCGGACGAAACGCGGACGTTGGCGGAAGCGACGCTCCTTCCCATGAACC gaatggaaatcattcgCAGTTCGGCCATGCGCCATCATTCCAAAAAGGATAGTATCGCAATTGATCAAGTCACCAAAAATGGCGCGGCTTCTCCTTGCCCGTCAGTCAAACACCCTCAGCAACAGGCAGTGCCTTTAAAGAAACTGGACGGTGTAGTGGCCTCGTTTACTAATCAGCCACCCGCATCCAATGATTTACACCGACCTCGGCCAGTTCGCCATCCACCATCGCCCACCGTCAACGTATCGGACGATAACTTGATGGATCTTTCCAGCTTGGCTTTGGCCTGCAGCCGGAACGGTCTGCCATCAACACCGACGCCGTCCGGATCGGCCTGTCATCCGTTCAATGGAACGTCGTCACCTCTCAAGAAATCAGCAGCGTGCGGGCCGCACAATTCCAGCGGCCAGCATCTACACCAATATGGCGCAAGTCGTTCGCTTGCCAGTCACGGACTGTCCGTTAGCAACGCCACTCGATGCCAAGAGTCTTCCATTCAGAACAAGAAAAACCGGCCAAACAAGCAAGTGACATTTCAGACCGAAGCGAGACTAATTGGCGAATCAATCACTCTGCCCGTCGTCTTTGAATCGAACCGCGAAAATGGCCAAACAGACGGGATGAAATCTGGCCGGGGAAGCGGGTCGTTGGAGATGCCGGGCTTCGTCAACGTGCCGTGCAGTCGGCGAGGCTTTTGCCTGGAATTGGTTTCGGCCAACGATTTGCCGGAAGTCGGTAAATTGAATGAATCTTGTAGTTCTAACAGCGACCAGCCGACGACGGACGAAGTGGATCACGTGAAGCGCGTCGTATCCCCAGACGGCGGTTACGATTGGCAACCGTCTTACGTGAATTTAGAGGACACGGAAATAGCTCCCGTCCTGTTGGCTTCGTCGCGATCAGCCGATGATTCCAGTGATTTTTGGAAGCCCAGATCCGTTGCTTCCGGTGGGCGACAACAGCAGAAACAGCAACTGGCCGAACAGCTCCAGCCGGTCTACGACGcaccaaacaacaacaacagcaaatcCATCGACGTGGATAATCCACTGCTGTTGGAATTCCCTGGTTTCCGTTACGCCATGATGCAACTACCTGGCAATAACGCGCTGATGGAGCGTCGTTCCATTTCCAACGGTAGTTCCGGCAGCGATACTCAG gATTCCGGTGTGGCGGAAATGGCCCAGGCTCTGTCACTGAGTCGGGCGGCCAGTGCTAGTCCTCAGTTGGCAGCTAGTAGACAAAGTTTGGCCGAGGATATGTTATTACCTGTCCAGCCTTTTGTGTACAACACGTTGCCACGGACGGATAACAAGCGCAGTCTTTACTATAATTGCTGGTCGAACCAGTCACAATTGCAGCAACAGCAATCAAGCAACAGGACC CAACAGCAATCGATGCCACTGCCATCTTGTCCTTCCAGCGTGTACTCGACGACAGATCCGCACTTCCTCTCCGGTTTGGCTTCTCCTTACTTCAGCCGGAGAATGCCGGAAGACAAAAGC AAAgcgtcttcgtcttcatcttcGACGCTGATGGCTAACATAGATCAGCAGGATTCATCGTGGTCTTCCGATCATTTGTATTGTAATATGGCGTCTGTGGATCCGTTGCCATCGCTTCCGCCACGCATCTCTCGTCGATGCCATTCGCTTCTTGCGCTGGCGTCGACCAAAACGACCGCAGCGGAAGGAGCAGCCGAGGATGCTGACTACGAAAATCTTAACATGCCATCGCAGCCTGGACAGCCGATCATGGCGTTCAAAGCCAGGCTGAACGTATCGCACAGCCGAAGCCGCAGTCTACGACATTCCGGTGATTTTACCAGCCCTTTCGGCTGGATCATTCCACCGTTTCAGCAGCAACAGAACTCTCAAACTAAAGAACAAGGGAAAAGAAGGGAATCGATAGAAGAGAACTGCATAGACGAAATGGATGGAAGAATGAAAGACGATCAAAAAGGAATGCGTAAATCAGCCCATTCTCGGCCCGTCTCTTCACGCAGACAACAATTGTTGCACGAAAGGGCTCATCGTTTGGAATTGATGCTGAACGACGCCTCGGTCAATGATTGTTCGGAGCTGTACGAACCATCTGATTGGTCTATGGAAGCCATGCTCTCCGACACCGTACGTGATATGGATAACCTCTCCTTTATGGACGGCCCAACCGGCCAACAACCGGGCAGCAGCAACCACTGCCAGCATTGTTGCTGCAGTTCCGTCCGACGGCCACTTCCGCCTCCCATGAATAGATGTCACTGTCAAACGGACCATCCAGGCcattctccttcttcttcgtcgAGCGTGTCATCCGCCGCATCTTGCCATTGCAACCGGAAGAAGAAATCCGTCGGAGCGCATAAACGGGAAGCGTCTCGAGTACGCGAAAACGCTGCCACTCAGACGGAATTACAAACCAACGGAATGACCTCAGGATCGAGGCTGGCCGGCAGGGCGACAGCAGCCGAGAATCCTCTTTATATGGCTTATAGCGATTTGACTAAAATCAATTGCGACGTCCTCGATCGTTCCGCTAAAACAGCCGGAACTGTTGCCGGTCAAGGGCAATCGGTCGGTGATGACTACGCGTCCGATAGCTGTGAAACTTGGAACTCACACAAGGCTCTTTATGCACGACTACAAGCGGCCAAACAGAGCCGTGAAGTGACTACGCTGATGGAGACGACGCCGGTGAAGAAACGAAGCAAGGGACTCCGTGTCCATGGCAACAAGCCCTTGTCGACACCCTCTGGTAGCCGGATATGGCGTCACGACGGACAGAGCGTCTCGACGCCGCAGAAGAATCGTAAAAGTGGCAGCAGGGGGCGTCACAATCGTCGACGCGGATGCTCCACTGCCAATACGACGGCTAATTCCACCAGCAAAATGGACAGGACGGCCATGAGTGTTCGAAGCACATACAGCTCGAAAAGCTCTAATACCTTACGACGTCGCAAGAGCTCACGAAAACCTAAAGCTGCCGACGTTTTGCACGGCAAAG gacAATTACAATTGGCGATTTACCTCAATTCCGGTCTATTGACAATTCACA TTCAATCAGCTCGATACCTGAAGAATCCCAATAGCGGTCGAGCGTGCAATTCATACGTCAAGGTGTCACTGATCCCCGACAGTCCAGAGCAAACGTTTTGCCGGACGACACTCGTCAAGAACGACAACAATCCTTGGTACGACCAGAAGTTCTCGTTCGAATTCCTTTCGGCTGACCTTTACAAGAGGCTCTTCATCTCCGTCTGGGACCGGGATCCGAAAAAAAAGTAA
- the LOC123470164 gene encoding uncharacterized protein LOC123470164: MEEDLVVVDDSDLDNGISDERDRVTSEISSSPSPSSAALPKIIGSDIRHTAVRCVPVEVEPKGKTPYTTSVNLKRGPKGYGFSVTWTHPPRIERVEPGLAADLAGMRVADYIVFVGSHNVVKMDEEQVLQLIQAAGDTLTLEIYRKSGNKPSSGCVTSDQLTTAELRSDFQQRQPKSPVNQTHSILANAARKPPAVSHHQPPSAVAATPAVASAATNSRRQVVENVSHNGNPGHVSWYPTLIGSNTLAPSAPLGIHISNAPPLKVAFNKSIGGGVLV, from the exons ATGGAGGAGGATCTGGTTGTCGTGGATGACAGCGACTTGGACAATGGAATTAGTGATGAACGTGATCGTGTAACATCAGAGATATCGTCTAGTCCGTCACCATCTTCTGCTGCGTTGCCGAAGATTATTGGATCGGACATTCGCCACACTGCCGTACGTTGTGTGCCTGTGGAAGTCGAACCGAAAGGCAAAACGCCGTACACTACATCGGTCAATCTCAAGAGAGGTCCTAAAGGCTACGGTTTCTCTGTGACGTGGACCCATCCGCCGAG GATCGAGCGAGTTGAGCCTGGATTAGCAGCTGACTTGGCCGGCATGCGCGTCGCCGACTATATCGTCTTCGTCGGTAGCCACAACGTTGTTAAAATGGACGAAGAGCAAGTTCTTCAATTAATTCA AGCGGCAGGTGATACCTTGACATTGGAGATTTATCGGAAAAGCGGCAACAAACCGTCGTCGGGGTGCGTCACTTCCGATCAACTGACCACTGCCGAGCTGCGTTCAGACTTTCAACAACGGCAACCCAAAAGCCCGGTAAATCAAACACACAGTATATTGGCGAATGCGGCTCGAAAACCGCCAGCCGTTTCGCACCATCAGCCACCGTCGGCTGTTGCTGCGACGCCGGCTGTTGCTAGCGCTGCAACTAATAGTCGTCGCCAAGTAGTTGAAAATGTCAGTCATAATGGCAATCCCGGTCACGTGTCCTGGTATCCTACTCTTATTGGTAGCAACACTTTGGCACCTAGTGCTCCGCTTGGAATTCATATTTCCAATGCGCCACCGCTCAAAGTGGCTTTCAATAAATCTATTGGCGGCGGCGTTCTCGTCTGA